One Skermanella sp. TT6 genomic window, TCGGCGGCCATGCGGCGGACATAGGCCGGGCTGTGGGTGAAGCGGCGCGACGGGCCGAGCGCGAAGCCGTCGCCGTCGCACCGCTCCGTCGTCGCGCAGAACAGGCCGCCGGGCTTCAAGGCCAGGGCGGCGGCTGCCATCACCTCGGCCAAGCCGCCCACATAGACGAGCACGTCGGCCGCGACGACGAGATCCCAGTTCCCCGAGTCCCGCGCCATCACCGCGGTCATCTCGCCGACTTCCAGGCCGTCGTAGACGCCCCGGCTCCCGGCCTTCTTCACCATGCGGGGCGCCAGGTCGGACCCGTGGAGCCGGGCGGCCAGCGGCCTGAAGGCGACGCCGGCAAGCCCCGTGCCGCAACCGACGTCCAGCACGTGGAGATCGGCGGCACCCGCCCCGAGCACCTGGTCGACGGCCGCCCGAAGGGTTTGGGGCGCCTGGTACTTCAGGCGGATGGTCAGGTCCTCGTCGAATCGCTCCGCGTAGCGGTCGAACAGGGCGCGGACATAGGCCTGCGACATGGTCTCGGTCGTATCGCCCTCGATCCGGGCGATCAGGAGTTCGGCGCCGTGGGGATCGGCGGGATCGGCGTCGAGGCAGGCCCGGAGCGCCGCCAGCGCCTTGGCGCGCTCGCCCAGGTCCAGCCAGGCGCGGCCCAGCACGGACTGACCGGCCGCATGGTCGGGCCGCCGGCGCAGGATCGGTTGCAGGGTCTCGACCGCGGCGAGCGGGTCGCCGGACGCCACCAGGGCGTCCGCCAGCTCGACCGCCGTCCCGGCGTCCCCGGCATCCAGGAAGAGCGCCTCCCGGAAATGCTCGATCGCCTCCAGCGGCTGCCCCGCGCCGATCCGGAGGCGGGCCAGGGCGCGGTGCCCGGAGGCGCTGTCCGGCCGGCGCTCCAGCAGGTCCTGCCACAGGGCGATGGCTTCCGCGGCATGGCCGCGCCGGACCAGCGCATCCGACAGACCGGTCCGCCAATCTATCCGCCCCGGCTCCTGCGACAAGGCGACGCGGAAAGCCTCGGCGGCCTCGTCCCAGCGCGCGTCGTCAGCGAGAAGTTGTGCCAGGGCGCCCGAGGCTTCGCCGCATGCGGGATCGGCCGCGACGGCCTGCCGGAACGCCGCCTCGGCGGCGGCGTCGTCGCCGGCGTCGCGCAGGGCATAGCCCGAGACGAGGAAGAATTCGGCGGGATTCAAAGGGTTCGCAGGATTGGCAAGGTCGGCCGTATCGTCACCGGCCGGCCGGAGAAGCTGATCTGTCAAGATTGAGGGACCCGTGAAAGGCTGCCGCCATATATCCGAAGGGATATGGCAGACGACGCCCGATGGGTCAATATTGGTTTTTCGATACCTCTATTTTGACCGACATCGTCTTCGATCGTGGCTGATCGGTTTCTCCCGTGTAACGGGTTGGAGTTACATAGGAGTTGACGGTCGGAAGAATATCTGGAAAACATTCTTGCGGATGCCGGGTGTGGCATCTGGAACTCAAGCGAGGAGGCGGTCGCCGTACCGGTATCGGCGGCCGGTGGTCAAATCCGTGCGTGCGCACGGTGCCAGCGCGCAAGCTGGTGCGACAAGGGGGATCAGAGCAATGCGGGCACTTGGCCGGCTAACGAGCATCCGGTGCATGGGTCTATTCGCCTTGATGGCGGCCGGACTTGGCTTCACCCCCGTCGGAACAGCGCAAGCCGCAAGCTGCACCGAGCATGTCCTCGAAGCCGAGCAGGAACTCGGCATCCCCCGCGGCCTCCTGCTGGCGATCGCGCTGGTGGAGAGCGGCCAGGACGGCAGGCCGCAGCCCTATGCCATGAACATCAACGGCAAGGCGATCTATTCGGACACGGCGGACGAGGCCCGGAGCCATCTGCTCGACAGCCAGGGGCGCATCCGGCCGAACGCGACCGTCGGCTGCATGCAGCTCTCCGTCCAGCATCACCGGGCCAACTTCCGCCCGGTCGAACGCATCCTCGACCCGTCGGCGAACGTCTGGTACGCCGCCCGCTACCTGAAGCGCCTTCGCGCCGATTCCGGCAGCTGGAGCGTCGCGGTGGCCCGCTACAACGGCGGCAGCCGCTCCCAGCAGCGGGACTATACCTGCAAGATCCACCAGCACCTGGAAAGCCTGGACCTGAACAGCGCGGCCCTGCTGGACGGAGCCCGCTGCGCCCGCCAGGGCGACCCGGCCATCGCTCCGGATACCCGCAGGGCCTTCCGCCGCGCCCAGGTCGCGGCCGAGGGGTGACCGGCAAGCGCCGGTCCTGAGCCGGAACCCCAAAGCGGGGCTGGTCCGGCGCCGGTCGAGGCGCTACATGATCCGGCCATGAACTACCGCCACATCTATCACGCCGGCAGCTTCACCGACGTCATGAAGCATGCCGTTGTCGCCATGATCCTGAGCCGGCTCGGATTCAAGCAGACGCCCTACGGCGTGCTGGACACCCATGCCGGCATCGGCCGCTACGATCTCGCCTCGCCCCAAGCGGCCCGGACCGGCGAGCATCTCGGCGGGATATCCCGGATCATGGCAGCCGCCGACGGGCTTCCGGAGGAGCTGGCGCCCTACCTGGACGCGATACGCGACCTCAACGGCGCCGGCGGGCCGCTGCGCTGGTATCCCGGCTCTCCGCGGCTGGCGCGCATGCTGATGCGGCCGTCCGACCGCCTGCTCCTGGCCGAATTGCATCCCGAGGACGTCGAGACCCTGCGGCAGGAATTCGCGCGCGACCGGAACACCTCCGTCCAGCACATGGACGGCTACCATGCCCTGAAGGCTCACCTGCCGCTGAGGGAGCGGCGCGGCATGGTTCTGATCGACCCGCCTTTCGAGACGCCGGACGAGTTCGAGCGGATGGTCGCGGCGCTGGCGCTCGGCCACGGGCGGTGGCCGACGGGGATCTTCGCCCTGTGGTATCCGATCAAGGAGCGGCCGGCCGTCTGGCGTTTCCAGGACTCGCTCGAACGGACGGGGATCCGGAAGATCCTTGTCGCGGAACTGACCGTCCACGAAGAGGATACCCACAAGCGGCTGAACGGCTGCGGCATGATCGTCGTCAATCCTCCGTGGCAGCTGGACAGTGCGCTGAGGACGGTGCTCCCGGCCCTTCACGGCGCCCTGGGCGCGGAGGCCGGCGGCGCCAGGGTCGAGTGGCTGGTGCCGGAGTGACGCCGATCCCCGGATGACGAAAACGCCGCGGCCCCTTTCGGAGCCGCGGCGTTTACCGGACCTGGCTTGTGGACCGGATCAGGCGGTCTTGCGGGCCTGCTGCTTGACCTGGCCGTTGATCCGCTGGGCGGCGTCGTTGGCGACGCGGGCGGTCACCTCGGAAATCTTGACGCTGCTGTTCAGCAGGAGTTCGACCTCGGCATTGACGAGATCGCTCTGGGCGGCGAGCAGATCCTGCACGGAGCGGGCGCGCATGATCGAGTTCACGCCGTCGATGTTGCGCTGCATCGCGCTCTGGGTGTAGTTGACCCACTCGCGCATCACGGACTGGAAGCCATCGGCGAGGACCGAGCTGGCCTGCATCATGACTTCCAGGTTCTGCTGGGTCCGCTTGGTGACTTCTTCCGAAGCCTTGGCCTGCATGCTGAAGACGCGGCCGAACTGCTGGCTCGACTGCTCGGTCATCTGGCGGGCGGCACCGGCGGTGTCCTCCGCGACGCGGGAGACCGTCTGGGCGGCCTTTCCGGCGACGTCGCTGCCGGCTTCCATGCCGCGCTTGACGGTCTCGGCACCCTGCTCGGCGGTCTTCTGAGCGACTTCAGCGCCCTTCTCCGCAGTATCGGCGGCTTCGCGGGAAGCCTTCTTGCCGGTGTCCGCGGCCTCCGCGGCGGCGGCGCGGGTGGTCTTCACCGTTTCCTCACCTGCGTCCTTGGCGGTGCGAGTGGTGGTGGTGTCCTTTTCGGTCGCCATCGTCTACTCCTCAGGTATCGCTTCGCGTCCGAGCCGAAGCCGGACGGGACGTTAACGGTTTATTAACTGTGATTGTTGCGCTGCTATATCACGATATCGCGGGTGCAGCAAAGTAACTTTGCATGAAAATTCCGTCATATAGGCAAACTAGACATTTAATATTTATCTTAGTTGCGGTGCACACAAACATCTGGTGGTCTCTTCCGTACGGTACAACTGCACTTTCGGTAGAGGTCGAGGCTGCCCGTTCGGCTCGGAGAGCCGCCGGGTCTTGCTGCCGTTTCGCCGTGGCGCACGGCAGGTCCGCGATTACACAAAAAGCGATTACACAAAAAAAAGGAAGACGGCGGCCGGAGCCGCCGCCTTCGGTCGCGACGGGGAAAGCCTCAGCCCCTGGGCTTGAGGCGTGCTGCGATCTCGCCGACGATGCCGCGGCGGAAGAGGAGGACGCAGACGACGAAGATGACGCCGGTGACCACGGTGACGGGGAGCTGGGTTCCGGCCAGGTAGTTCTGCAGGGTGACCACCAGGAAGGCGCCGACGACGGGGCCGAAGATGGTGCCCAGGCCGCCGAGCAGCGTCATCAGCACCACCTCGCCCGACATCTGCCAGGTGATGTCGGTCAGCGAGGCGAGCTGGAACACGATCGCCTTGGTCCCGCCGGCGAGGCCCGCCAGCGCCGCCGACATCACGAACGCCGCCAGCTTGTACTGCTCCACCTTGTAGCCCAGCGACACCGCCCGCGGCTCGTTCTCCCGGATCGCCTTCAGCACCTGGCCGAACGGCGAGTGGATGGTGCGGTAGATCAGCAGGAACCCGGCCACGAACACCGCCAGCACGAAGTAGTACATGGTCAGGTTGTCGCCCAGGTCGACCAGCCCGAACAGGTGGCCCCGCGGCACCGCCTGAATGCCGTCCTCGCCGCCGGTGAACGGCAGCTGCAGCGCCAGGAAGAACACCATCTGCGACAGCGCCAGCGTCACCATCGCGAAGTAGATCCCCTGCCGCCGGATCGCCAGGTAGCCGAACGCCAGCCCGAGCAGCGCCGCCACCGCGACGCCGAGCAGGATGCCGAGTTCCGGCGTCAGGCCCCAGACCTTGACCGCGTGGGCGGTCACGTAGGCGGCCGCGCCGAAGAACGCGGCGTGGCCGAACGACAGCAGCCCGACATAGCCGATCAGCAGGTTGAAGGCGCAGGCGAACAGCGCGAAGCACAGCGCCTTGGCCAGGAACACCGGGTAGAGCTGGAAGGGGGCGGCCAGCGCCACCAGCAGCAGCGCCGCCAGCGCCGCCCACTTCAGCGCGGGCGAGCCCCGGCGGGCCTGCGCGCCGGCCGGCAGGGCGTCGGCCTGGGAGGGGGCGGTATGGGAATGGGTCGCCATGGCTTACTTCTCCCGTCCGAACAGACCGGCCGGCTTGATCAGCAGCACCACGGCCATCACGACGAAGATCACGATGTTGGAAGCCTCGGGGTAGAACACCTTGGTGAAGCCCTCCAGGATGCCGAGCATGAAGCCGGTCAGCACGGCGCCCAGGATCGAGCCCATGCCGCCGATCACGACGACCGCGAAGACGACGATGATCAGGTGCGATCCCATCAGCGGGTTGACCTGGTAGATCGGCGCCGCGAGCACGCCGGCCAGGCCGGCCAGCGCCACGCCGAAGCCGTAGGTGGCGGTGATCATGACCGGGACGTTGATGCCGAAGGCCTGGACCAGCACCGGGTTCTCGGTGGCGGCGCGCAGGTAGGCGCCCAGCCTCGTGCGCTCGATCATGAACCAGGTGCCGAAGCAGACCACCAGCGAGACGGCGACGACCCAGCCGCGGTATGTCGGCAGGAACATGAAGCCGAGGTTGTAGCCGCCGGCGAGCGCCTGGGGGATCGGGTAGGGCTGTCCGGAGACGCCGTACCAGTGGCGGAACATGCCCTCGATGATCAGGGCCAGGCCGAAGGTGAGCAGCAGGCCGTAGAGGTGGTCGAGCTTGTAGAGCCGGCTGAGCATCAGCTTCTCGAGCACGACGCCGAGCAGCCCGACCAGCAGCGGGGCCAGCACCAGCGCCACCCAGTAGTTGATCCCGGCGAACTTCAGCAGCATCCACGCCGCGAAGGCGCCC contains:
- a CDS encoding tetratricopeptide repeat protein; protein product: MTDQLLRPAGDDTADLANPANPLNPAEFFLVSGYALRDAGDDAAAEAAFRQAVAADPACGEASGALAQLLADDARWDEAAEAFRVALSQEPGRIDWRTGLSDALVRRGHAAEAIALWQDLLERRPDSASGHRALARLRIGAGQPLEAIEHFREALFLDAGDAGTAVELADALVASGDPLAAVETLQPILRRRPDHAAGQSVLGRAWLDLGERAKALAALRACLDADPADPHGAELLIARIEGDTTETMSQAYVRALFDRYAERFDEDLTIRLKYQAPQTLRAAVDQVLGAGAADLHVLDVGCGTGLAGVAFRPLAARLHGSDLAPRMVKKAGSRGVYDGLEVGEMTAVMARDSGNWDLVVAADVLVYVGGLAEVMAAAALALKPGGLFCATTERCDGDGFALGPSRRFTHSPAYVRRMAAEAGLEIVVLEEAVPRWERGQPVPGLVLVARRAA
- a CDS encoding transglycosylase SLT domain-containing protein, translating into MGLFALMAAGLGFTPVGTAQAASCTEHVLEAEQELGIPRGLLLAIALVESGQDGRPQPYAMNINGKAIYSDTADEARSHLLDSQGRIRPNATVGCMQLSVQHHRANFRPVERILDPSANVWYAARYLKRLRADSGSWSVAVARYNGGSRSQQRDYTCKIHQHLESLDLNSAALLDGARCARQGDPAIAPDTRRAFRRAQVAAEG
- a CDS encoding 23S rRNA (adenine(2030)-N(6))-methyltransferase RlmJ translates to MNYRHIYHAGSFTDVMKHAVVAMILSRLGFKQTPYGVLDTHAGIGRYDLASPQAARTGEHLGGISRIMAAADGLPEELAPYLDAIRDLNGAGGPLRWYPGSPRLARMLMRPSDRLLLAELHPEDVETLRQEFARDRNTSVQHMDGYHALKAHLPLRERRGMVLIDPPFETPDEFERMVAALALGHGRWPTGIFALWYPIKERPAVWRFQDSLERTGIRKILVAELTVHEEDTHKRLNGCGMIVVNPPWQLDSALRTVLPALHGALGAEAGGARVEWLVPE
- a CDS encoding phasin family protein, which codes for MATEKDTTTTRTAKDAGEETVKTTRAAAAEAADTGKKASREAADTAEKGAEVAQKTAEQGAETVKRGMEAGSDVAGKAAQTVSRVAEDTAGAARQMTEQSSQQFGRVFSMQAKASEEVTKRTQQNLEVMMQASSVLADGFQSVMREWVNYTQSAMQRNIDGVNSIMRARSVQDLLAAQSDLVNAEVELLLNSSVKISEVTARVANDAAQRINGQVKQQARKTA
- a CDS encoding branched-chain amino acid ABC transporter permease, with product MATHSHTAPSQADALPAGAQARRGSPALKWAALAALLLVALAAPFQLYPVFLAKALCFALFACAFNLLIGYVGLLSFGHAAFFGAAAYVTAHAVKVWGLTPELGILLGVAVAALLGLAFGYLAIRRQGIYFAMVTLALSQMVFFLALQLPFTGGEDGIQAVPRGHLFGLVDLGDNLTMYYFVLAVFVAGFLLIYRTIHSPFGQVLKAIRENEPRAVSLGYKVEQYKLAAFVMSAALAGLAGGTKAIVFQLASLTDITWQMSGEVVLMTLLGGLGTIFGPVVGAFLVVTLQNYLAGTQLPVTVVTGVIFVVCVLLFRRGIVGEIAARLKPRG